In Eretmochelys imbricata isolate rEreImb1 chromosome 14, rEreImb1.hap1, whole genome shotgun sequence, a genomic segment contains:
- the HSD17B8 gene encoding (3R)-3-hydroxyacyl-CoA dehydrogenase isoform X1 has product MAAPLRLRSTLALVTGGGSGIGRAVCARLAEEGALVAVADQNEVGAAETVRGLPRGEPGQEHKAFGVDVSSAQSVGELMARIQAQFSAPPRVCVSCAGITMDEFLLKQTEAAFDKVLQVNLKGTFLVTQAVARGLVESGAPGGSIINMGSIVGKVGNLGQVSYAASKAGVEGLTKTAAKELARFGIRCNVVLPGFITTPMTDKVPPKVLQKFAGMVPLGRLGDPKEVADVCAFLASEESRYITGASVEVTGGLFL; this is encoded by the exons GCGGGGGCAGCGGGATTGGCCGTGCAGTCTGTGCCCGGCTGGCCGAGGAGGGGGCGCTGGTGGCCGTGGCTGACCAGAATGAAGTGGGGGCTGCGGAGACAGTGCGGGGGCTGCCACGGGGGGAGCCCGGCCAGGAGCACAAGGCATTCGGGGTGGACGTCAGCTCCGCCCAGAGCGTGGGGGAGCTCATGGCTCGGATCCAG GCCCAGTTCTCCGCCCCACCCCGGGTCTGCGTGAGCTGCGCTGGGATCACCATGGACGAGTTCCTGCTCAAGCAGACAGAGGCGGCATTCGACAAGGTGCTCCAAGTCAACCTCAAG gggacCTTCCTGGTCACCCAGGCTGTGGCGCGGGGGCTGGTGGAGAGCGGAGCCCCAGGGGGGTCCATCATCAACATGGGCAGCATCGTGGGCAAG GTGGGGAACCTGGGGCAGGTGAGCTACGCAGCGTCCAAGGCTGGTGTGGAGGGGCTGACCAAGACCGCTGCCAAAGAGTTGGCCAG GTTCGGGATCCGCTGTAATGTGGTGCTTCCCGGGTTCATCACCACCCCCATGACGGACAAGGTCCCTCCCAAAGTGCTGCAGAAG TTTGCAGGGATGGTGCCGTTGGGACGACTCGGGGACCCCAAAG AGGTTGCTGACGTATGCGCTTTCCTGGCCTCAGAGGAGAGTCGTTACATAACAGGGGCCAGTGTGGAGGTGACAG GGGGTCTCTTTCTCTGA
- the HSD17B8 gene encoding (3R)-3-hydroxyacyl-CoA dehydrogenase isoform X3, with product MAAPLRLRSTLALVTGGGSGIGRAVCARLAEEGALVAVADQNEVGAAETVRGLPRGEPGQEHKAFGVDVSSAQSVGELMARIQAQFSAPPRVCVSCAGITMDEFLLKQTEAAFDKVLQVNLKVGNLGQVSYAASKAGVEGLTKTAAKELARFGIRCNVVLPGFITTPMTDKVPPKVLQKFAGMVPLGRLGDPKEVADVCAFLASEESRYITGASVEVTGGLFL from the exons GCGGGGGCAGCGGGATTGGCCGTGCAGTCTGTGCCCGGCTGGCCGAGGAGGGGGCGCTGGTGGCCGTGGCTGACCAGAATGAAGTGGGGGCTGCGGAGACAGTGCGGGGGCTGCCACGGGGGGAGCCCGGCCAGGAGCACAAGGCATTCGGGGTGGACGTCAGCTCCGCCCAGAGCGTGGGGGAGCTCATGGCTCGGATCCAG GCCCAGTTCTCCGCCCCACCCCGGGTCTGCGTGAGCTGCGCTGGGATCACCATGGACGAGTTCCTGCTCAAGCAGACAGAGGCGGCATTCGACAAGGTGCTCCAAGTCAACCTCAAG GTGGGGAACCTGGGGCAGGTGAGCTACGCAGCGTCCAAGGCTGGTGTGGAGGGGCTGACCAAGACCGCTGCCAAAGAGTTGGCCAG GTTCGGGATCCGCTGTAATGTGGTGCTTCCCGGGTTCATCACCACCCCCATGACGGACAAGGTCCCTCCCAAAGTGCTGCAGAAG TTTGCAGGGATGGTGCCGTTGGGACGACTCGGGGACCCCAAAG AGGTTGCTGACGTATGCGCTTTCCTGGCCTCAGAGGAGAGTCGTTACATAACAGGGGCCAGTGTGGAGGTGACAG GGGGTCTCTTTCTCTGA
- the HSD17B8 gene encoding (3R)-3-hydroxyacyl-CoA dehydrogenase isoform X2 gives MAAPLRLRSTLALVTGGGSGIGRAVCARLAEEGALVAVADQNEVGAAETVRGLPRGEPGQEHKAFGVDVSSAQSVGELMARIQAQFSAPPRVCVSCAGITMDEFLLKQTEAAFDKVLQVNLKGTFLVTQAVARGLVESGAPGGSIINMGSIVGKVGNLGQVSYAASKAGVEGLTKTAAKELARFGIRCNVVLPGFITTPMTDKVPPKVLQKRLLTYALSWPQRRVVT, from the exons GCGGGGGCAGCGGGATTGGCCGTGCAGTCTGTGCCCGGCTGGCCGAGGAGGGGGCGCTGGTGGCCGTGGCTGACCAGAATGAAGTGGGGGCTGCGGAGACAGTGCGGGGGCTGCCACGGGGGGAGCCCGGCCAGGAGCACAAGGCATTCGGGGTGGACGTCAGCTCCGCCCAGAGCGTGGGGGAGCTCATGGCTCGGATCCAG GCCCAGTTCTCCGCCCCACCCCGGGTCTGCGTGAGCTGCGCTGGGATCACCATGGACGAGTTCCTGCTCAAGCAGACAGAGGCGGCATTCGACAAGGTGCTCCAAGTCAACCTCAAG gggacCTTCCTGGTCACCCAGGCTGTGGCGCGGGGGCTGGTGGAGAGCGGAGCCCCAGGGGGGTCCATCATCAACATGGGCAGCATCGTGGGCAAG GTGGGGAACCTGGGGCAGGTGAGCTACGCAGCGTCCAAGGCTGGTGTGGAGGGGCTGACCAAGACCGCTGCCAAAGAGTTGGCCAG GTTCGGGATCCGCTGTAATGTGGTGCTTCCCGGGTTCATCACCACCCCCATGACGGACAAGGTCCCTCCCAAAGTGCTGCAGAAG AGGTTGCTGACGTATGCGCTTTCCTGGCCTCAGAGGAGAGTCGTTACATAA